From Mucilaginibacter gotjawali:
TTCCTCCAATTCTTCTGTTGCATCGTAGGCCATTGGCACTTCTCCATAACGATAAGGCGCTATTTTAGAATAAAGAACAAGCTGATTGAGCACGTCGTAGTGGTAAAATGTTTAGCCTGTACAAAATTGCAATTCTGATTACTTGCACCACCAAAATGGCCGTTGAGCACCGGAGTGTTTATTAAGCTTACATTAGAACCATCTGCTGCAATAACTCGTAAGGCTTTCCATTGCCTTATATCCGACCCCGCATAACAGTAAAAACTGCTGCAAAGAACCCTGTTCCAGAGACAAAAGAAGGATGGTTTTAGCTTTATGCGTTGTTGGGTAAAAGCACTTACCGAGCAGGTATTGGGGGCACCTAACTCCTCAAAAAACTTTTCCAACTCTATGCTAAGCGTCTTTTTGCAAAGCTTAACTATCAATAAAACAAGCCGTTCAAAAGGTAATTTTCTATTTCGAGTGAAGTCTTCAGGAGATCTTCGGAAATTATTCAGTAGAGCTTCATTATGTACTATCAATGAAACAAAGCTTTTTAGTTCGGAAATAATTTTTATTCCTATTTTTATCTCGGTCTTGGCCATTAGGGTTGTAGTAGTGTTTTGTGTTTTAGTCGATTCAAAACTACTTGCTGCAATCCTTTTTTGCTTGTCTTTTTCCTAACTTAATAACATGTGAGTCAATTGAGTATCGCTTAACTTAATGACATTGGCCGTAAGCCACGATACAGTAGGTAAGTTCCCAGTTTTTACATCCTCCCTGAACTGGTGAAACACGTCGCCGGCAGGAACTTGTAGTTCCCGCTCGGTACCATCGTCGTTATATTTAAGGGTGACCAGCTTGCGGTGGTCCGGGTCGTTTTTATTGGTGTCGAAGGCTTTTTTATGGATGCTTTTTTCCCTGTCGCTTAGTTTTTCAAACATGCCCTGTTTCCAGGTTTCGCGTTCTTTATTCACCCCATCCAAATAGGATTGTGTTTCCCTTAATTGTTGTTTTAATTTCTTAAGGCTTTTGTCGCCTTCGGGCAAAGCCGCTATTTGTTTCTTTAATTCGTCGATCTTGCCGGGCAGTTCAGCTGCTCTTTTTTCCAGGGCGATCAAATGCGGCTCATGCAAAAATATCTTGTACTGAGCAAAAAACTCCAGGGCGTTATCCTGAAAATTGGATAGCCAAACGTCCTCTTCTCCTTCAAAACCGGTATCTATCGCTACTTCGTTCTGATAACATTTCCACGAGACCCCGCTCTCTTCCAAACGTTCCGGGAAGGTGGGCCACTTCAGGGTGCCGTAATCCATATCGTCGTTCCACACATGCGCCCTTGAATTTTCATTTTGTTCCTCGCGGATGGTTCCGGTCCAAAAGTAGAGCCTGTTAGGATTGGTACCGGTTAAGGCCGAGCAAAAATTTTGGTCGCAAACGGTAAAAGCGTCGGCCATGGCATAATAAAAAGGGATGTCGTCGCGGGTATGGTAGCCTAAGGTTAAAGGCATATCGGCGTATTCGGGGTTGCCGTTGCGTTTGTTATCCAGCCACTTATCGTATTTGCCTTCGTTACGGGCATTTACCTGGTTGCGCCACGAGTGGGGGAGCGAATCCATCCAGGTAGCTTTAGTGTTTTTGATGTCGAGATGAAACGGCGCGTAAGTTTCCCCTTTTTTATTGGATTGCAGCCATACCTTGTTTTTATTGGGCATATCGATAGCGCGGGGATCATTAAACCCGCGAACGCCTTTCATGCTGCCTAAAGTATGGTCGAACGAACGGTTTTCCTGCATCAATATCACAATATGTTCCGCGTCGAGGTAGGTGCTTCCTTCGGGCGCGTTAATGGCCATCGCTTTTTGGATAGAGGCCGGGATCATATTGGTTAAGCTGGCAGCACCGGTTAACAAAGCTGCTTTTTTAAGGAAATCTCTGCGGGTATCAGTCATGATAGTTTTGTATTTTAATTAGAGTAACGTATTTAATGGTTGAAAATTCCGATGTCGAAAGTTATAACCAATTGAAAACATGTGTTTTATATAACTCCCCTCTTGAGAGGGGGTGTGCTGGCCTGTGTAGTGGCGGGGGTGTGTTAGCAGACATACTGGTCAACACACCCCTCCACCCCTGCCTGCCGGCAGGCAGGCCTCTCAAGAGGGGAATCGCACAGGCCCGGCTTTAAAAGCCGCCTTTTTTCTATTTCTTAATCGCCAAATATATTAGCGTAATTAGCGGTTCGCAATATATTGTTCGCACAAACCAAACGAAAGCGTCATCCCGTTGCCGCCAAGGCCGTTAATAATGGTTACGCCGGGCTCAGCTCCGGTAATAAATTCAGTTTGTCCATTGGTCATTTTTGGGTAGATGCCATGCCATGATTGCATCATTTTCCAGTCCTTAAAAATGGCAAAAGTTTGTAAGTAAGCGATTATTAAATTATTAATAAATTCTTTGTCAAAAGGGTCGTGTACCAACCCGTATTCGTGCGAATCGCCTATGGTTAGTTCACCGCTGCCGTTTTGTGATGCCATCACATGGATGCCCCATTCAAGGTAATTGCCATATTGCTCTTCGTACCGCTTGCGCAATTCCGGCAATGAAGTCGCGGCCTGGAAACCGGGGTAGTGGATCATGGATAAACCGCCGCACAGCGCCGGGCCTATGCGCCATTCGTCCGGCTGGCTCACCAGGCGCATCATCTGCAATTTACATTTGGTGATTTGCGTCTCCAGAAATAATTCCGGGTAAAGGGTTTCAAAATCGGCCCCGCTGCAAACAAATATTTCATCCGCTTTCCAGCTTCGCCTGCCCGATTTAACCGAAGGAGGTTCGATCTGGCTGATGGCCGTATTCCAGAAAAACTCTACATCATATTTTTCGGCCAGGTAAGCAGCTATCTGCCCCACAGCCACCCTCGATTCTACGATCATCTCCTCACTGCTCCATAAGGCGCCTTTTAACCGGGTCGGGTTAACCGCGGGCGACTTTTGCAGCGCCTGTTTGGCATTTAGCAGTCCGCAATCACGGTGCTGGTGGTTTGCCTCCACATATTCGCTGATCACTTGCAGCTCATCCGCACTGTATGCCAGGTGCAGCGAGCCAACTTCGTCGTGCCAGATCCTGGCTTCGGTGCATATTTCTTTCCAGATGCTGCGCGATAGCATGGCCCGTTCAAAGAGTGGCCCGGTAGCCTGCCCTATGGGCCAAACCATCCCGAAATTACGGATGGATGCCCCAACTGCGCGTTCATTACGTTCAAATACGGTTACTTTATAACCACGGATTGCCAGTGCTCTGGCTGTGGCAAGGCCAACAATGCCGGCCCCTATAATAATTGCTGATGGTTGTTTCATGCAGGTATAATGTTCAATGGTTCTTTCTGTGCGTCAACGTCTTTTTTCGCCTCCCGTAAAAAATACAACAGGGATAAGGTGGCACAAATGCCACCAACAATGGCTACCGTCATCACGCTGTTTTTAAAAAATGTGCCCCAACTGATGCTGGGTTGCCCCAGTTCTTTTACCAACAAGACACTTACGCTGCCCAGGTAGCCTATCGAGTCGGCTACGTAGATAAGGAAGCCCACGTTGCCTTTGTAATGGAAGGTCGCCAATAACCGTTCAAAGAAAACCGCGTTATAAGGCACATAGCCCAGGTATAGGCCCAGGCCCGCCATAGTCATCCAAACCATAGGGCCGATCAACCCTAATCCAAATAAAATGGTGCCGGTGCCGATGAGCAGACAGCCGGAAATGATCATGTAATGGATAATTCGGAATGCTTTAAGGTTTCGTTTCACCAGGATTAGGAAGCTGATCGCCACCAGCACCAAAACAGAGATGATGGTGTCTATTTTGGTATAAATGGTATTGTCTTTTATGCCCAGGCTGGCCCAGATCTCCACCTCAAAATTATCGCGCACATCGCGCATAATGGTAAGCAGCACATAAATCACCAGGGTTAAAATAATGCCGGGTAAAAACCGCTGTAAAAAGTGTTTCCGCTCTGCCGCGTCCATTGGCTCCCGTTTGGTACGCAGTTTGATGTCTTCGGAGGTAGGCGGGGGCATTAATTCCAGCATGAGTACAAACAATAAAAGCGGGATTACAAACAGTGCCCCGGTTACAAAAGGCATGGTAAACTCGCTGATGTGGAACGAGCCCATCAGCGTGCGGGCAACCGTTTTCACAAAACCGGATGCGAAAATCAGGCTGATGGATAACACGCCTGCCATAAACTCAGTGGATTTACGGCCTTCCAGGTAACTGAAAACCAGGCCCCAGATCAGGCCTAGCGGAAAGCCGTTTATAAATAAAAAGCCAATGTTATACGGTGCAGGCACAATCGCAAAAAACAGCAATGCTATCCAGGCCGTGCCTATCAGCAGTAAAATACTTTTGGCGCGCTGGTCGGGTTTTAATTCGGCGATGAATTTAATGCCATAGAATTTGCTGCAGGTATAGCCAATTACCTGCGCTATTACCAGCCAAACTTTATAATCAACATGAAAGTATTGCTGCCCGGTAAAAGTACCTGCGGTAAACGCCTTACGGAAAGCATACATAGAGGTATACGCTCCAAAAGCCGAGACTGCCGCCATTAAGGACAAAACAGGATAGGGCCATTTGGCAACTTTAACCCGTAATTGGTCGATAGCTTTCATAACTACTGATTGATGATGCCGATTACCTGTGCGATGTCGTCAATAATATGCGTAGGGTTATATATTTCCAGTTCTTCGCGTGTAAAAATACCCGTAGTAACGCCAATTACGTAGTGGCAACCTGCGTTTTGTCCTTCGCGCACATCAACTTCTGTGTCGCCAACTTTCATCACTTCCAGTGGGTCGGTAATCGCACAATCTTTCATTATTTTCCGGATCATAAACGGATGCGGCCGGCCAAGTTCAACTTCGTCAGAGCCGATAACCTCGTCGATTAATCCCTTTTCTATCCACTGCAGGCGTTCAACAATAGTATCCGCGATATCCCTCGAAAAGCCGGTATTGATGCCGATCTTAATGCCCATCCGGTGTAATTCGGCAAAAGTTTCTTCAACATTGGGTAGGGGAGCAATCCCCGGCTCAAACTGGTAAAAATGGATCATCTGTTTTACAAACTCCCGGTGGATGGCATCTACCAGGCTGCCAGTAATCTTTTCTTTATCCGTTTCGTGCAGCTGCAGCATTTGGGTAATCGCTTCATTTTTCTCATATCCCATCAATGGGTTGATCCGTTCGAGCGGGACATCATACTGGTATTTTTTTAAAGCTGCCTGGAAGGCCTTGCTTACGTTATGATCATCTTTAACCGTTGTACCGGCTATATCAAAAACAACTAATTTTATCGACATCTAATGTTTATTTGGGTTGAGCAATACTAAACTAAGTTTATTAATATCAAACCAATATAATATTAAGTTATGATTAATTATCGGGAAATAAACTGCACTGACGGGCAAAAAAATATTATGCCTAAGATCATTTTATTTCATGACCAAAAGCATCGCGCCCGGTTTTATATCCTCCTTAATTTTATTGTATGAATAAGATCACTTCTTCTCCGGATCTCCAAAGTCAATGCGAAGTGAAAAAGCCTGTAAAAAAGCCGGTTAGCCTCCAATATATTCACTTTGTTAATGTAAAGCCTGGCATTTGCTACGTAAATTTTGATGTAGGAAACATTTTAACAAAACCGTAAAATGAAAGTAATTGAACGCAAATTTTTGGAAAACCTTTTTGACCAGTTGAAGGAAATGGGGTATGACTTGTTTGGCCCCGTAGTTCATGATGGAGCTATCGTGTACGACGAAATTGAGTCAGCTGGCGAACTGCCCGCCGGTTGGCACGACAAACAGGAAAAGGGGACATACCGGTTGGAGAAATCAGGAGATCCATCAGTTTTTGCTTATGCCGCGGGCCCGCAATCATGGAAAAAATTGCTCCATCCTTCTGAAAACCTGCTTTGGAGGGCACAACGCACCGAAAATGGTTTTAAGGTAATCAAAGATCCTGAACCTAAAAGAAAGAAAGCTTTTATAGGTGTGCGGCCATGCGAACTGAACGCCATTTTAATACAGGATAAAGTGTTTTTAAAAGGGATTGCTGTTGACGCTTCCTACCAGGCTTTAAGGAATGATGTTTTTATAGTAGCGGTAAATTGTACCCACCCTGCAAACACCTGTTTTTGTGCCTCGATGAATACCGGTCCCAAAGCAACCAAAGGTTTTGATATTTCATTAACAGAGGTACTGGACGGAGATCGCCATTATTTCCTTGCGGAATCAGGAAGCAGCCTGGGCGACGATGTTTTAACAGATGTTACCGGCCATGATGCTTTAGACAACGAAATAGTAACCGGCAAAAAGGCCCTTGAAAATGCCGCCGGAAAAATGGGCCGAAACCTGGATACCACAAATATTAAGGAACTCCTTTATGCCAATTCAGAAAGCCCGTATTGGGATGAAGTGGCTGCCCGCTGTTTATCATGCGGAAATTGCACTATGGTTTGCCCTACCTGTTTTTGCACAACCGTTGAGGATAAAACCGACCTTACCGGCCAGCATGACGAACGCTGGAGTAAATGGGACTCCTGTTTCTCGCTGGAGTTTTCTTATATCCACACCGGGCCGGTACGGTCAACCGTACGTTCACGCTACCGGCAATGGATGACACATAAACTGGCATCGTGGATAGACCAGTTTGGCACATCCGGCTGCGTGGGTTGCGGACGCTGTATTACCTGGTGCCCCGTTGGTATTGATATAACGGAAGGGTTGGCCTCAATCAGAAATAATCAAACGGAAAAAACTAACCAAATATGAAAACCCTGGAACTGGCAATAGCCAAACACCCCTTTTTTGATGACCTTCCCGAAGAAGATATCCGCAGTATTGCCGGGCAGGCAAATATTGTAAATTTTAAAGAAGGAGATGTACTGTTTAAAGAAGGAGATGATGCAGACAAGTTCTATCTTATTATAAAAGGTAAAGTTGCGCTGGAAACATACACTCCCGGCAGGGGAGTAATTAATATACAAACCGTTGAGGATGGCGAAATGCTGGGATGGTCGTGGTTGGTGGCCCCCTATAAATACCGTTTTGCTGCAAAAGTGATAACGAAAACCGAAATGATTGTCATTAACGGAACGCAATTACGTGCTGATTGTGAAAAAAAGCCGGTTTTAGGCTACGAAATGATGAAACGAATGGTGCGCGCAATCGCCTTAAGGCTTGAACAAACAAGACTAATGCTGATGGATATTTATGGCAAACGGTATAAAAAAATTGATCATGGAGGATACTATTTATAACACCGAAGCCACAGTTGCTGACCCGATGGTGCCAACGCTTTACCGGGTTGAAAGCTATGTTAAAGAAACCAGTGATACCTTCACGCTTGCCATTTCGCCAACCGGATCAGCTTTGGAGGTAAAAACGGCAAACCAAAAGCAGCTTGGCGCTGCGCCCGGACAATTTAATATGCTTTATGTATTCGGTATGGGCGAAGTGCCCATTTCAATAAGTGCAAGCCCGGCTGTGGGAGGTTTATTAACACATACCACACGAGACGTAGGCAGTGTTACCAAAGCTTTATCGGCCCTTAAAGTCGGCGATATGTTAGGGGTACGCGGGCCTTTCGGTACGCCCTGGCCTTTAGAGCGTGCGGTTGGTAAAGATGTAGTGCTTGTTGCAGGCGGTATCGGGCTGGCTCCATTGCGCCCGGTCATCCATGAACTGCTTGCCAGGCGTGCGGATTTTGGCCGTTTGGTAGTGCTATATGGCTCACGGTCTCCGGCTGACATTATTTTTAAAAATGAACTAAAAAAATGGAAAGCGCAGCCCGGCGTGATCGTGTATATAACAGTCGACCGGGGATCGTCATCATGGCACGGAAGCGTGGGTGTGGTTACCAGGCTGATCCCGAAAATCCGCTTCGACCCGGCCAACGCTATTGTGATGATCTGCGGCCCCGAGATAATGATGCAGTATACGGTGGATGCCCTGAAACAACGGGGCGTTAGCGGCGAAGATATTTATGTATCGATGGAGAGGAATATGAAATGCGCCTTAGGTTTTTGCGGCCATTGCCAGTTTGGCGAACACTTTATTTGCAAGGACGGCCCCGTGTTCACCTACGACCAGCTATCATCTCTTTTTAAGAAACCGGAGATTTAAAAAAAAGTGTAAGCTTTAAAATAGAACGGCTCCCGGCAGAGGAAGCAATCAGTAAACGGAATTAAAAACAGTATCATGCCAAAACCACACGTCCCTAAATTAGCTGTTTGGAAATTTGCATCCTGTGATGGGTGCCAGTTGAGCCTGCTTGACTGTGAAGATGAATTACTGGCCATCGCAGGACAGATAGAAATCGCAAATTTTCCTGAAGCCTCAAGCGCTATCGTAAAAGGCCCGTATGATCTTTCGCTGGTTGAAGGTTCCATCACCACCCCGCACGACGAAGAGCGGATCCACAAAATCCGTAAAATGTCGAAATATGTAATTACCATAGGCGCCTGCGCAACAGCCGGGGGCATACAGGCCCTGCGCAATTTTAAAGATGTTAATGAATTTATTTCGCTGGTGTATGCGCGGCCCCACTATATTTCAACGCTAAGTAAATCAACGGCTATTGCTGATCATATCGAGGTGGATTTTGAGTTGCGTGGATGCCCGATCAATAAAAGTCAATTGCTGGAACTGATCAGTGCCTTTTTGCATAACCGGAAACCAAATATCCCCAATTACAGTGTTTGCGCGGAATGTAAACGCCGTGGTACAATATGCATAATGGTATCAAAAGGGGTTACCTGTATGGGGCCTGTTACCCATGCCGGGTGTAATGCGCTTTGCCCATCATATAATAGAGGCTGCTATTCCTGCTTCGGGCCAAAAGAAACGCCGAATGCTGCCTCCCTGAGCAGGTGGTTGCTTGAGCAGGGCGTTGAAAAAGAAGAACTGGTGCGGATTTTCAGAGGTTTTAATGCTAATGCGGAGCCTTTCCGTAAAGAAAGTGAATATTATGAAAAATAAAACACTAAAGATAGACATACTGGCCCGTGTAGAAGGAGAGGGGGGGCTTAAACTGAAGATCAGCAATGGCATCGTAAAAGATGTTCAATTAAAAATATATGAACCACCGCGCTTCTTTGAGGCCTTTTTAAGAGGCCGCGACTTTAGGGAAGCGCCTGACATTACCTCCCGTATTTGCGGTATCTGCCCTATTGCCTACCAGTTGGGCGCTTCGCAGGCGATGGAAGAAATTTGTGGCGTAAAAGTAGAGGGGCAGTTAAAAACGCTGCGCCGCCTGATTTACACCGGCGAATGGATCGAATCACATGTTTTGCATGCCTTTATGCTGAATGCCCCGGACTTTTTTGAGGCCGGCAGCGTAATTCACCTGGCGCAGGTGTATCCTGAAGTAGTTAAGAATGCTTTAAGGATGAAAAAGGCTGGTAACGAGATCATGATCGTACTTGGCGGGCGCGAAATACACCCCGTAAATTTACGTTTGGGCGGATTTTATAAAGTACCGAAAAAGCGTGAATTAAGGGCATTGCTTGAAGAGATCAAATGGTCGAAACAGGCTGCGGTTGATGCGCTGATGTTTATTTCTAAATTCGAATTTCCTGAATTTAAACAAAACTATGAGTTTCTTGCCTTATCAGATCCTGACGAATATGCGATTTTAGGTGGACGCCTTGTGTCAAACTGCGGGATTAATCTTCCTGTTAACGAGTATGACAATTGCCTGGTTGAAGAACATGTGCCGCATTCAACCGCTTTACATTCTCATCTAAAGGGTGCAGGTACTTGTTTGCTCGGACCTTTGGCAAGGTATAACCTCAATTTTGAACAACTTACACCGCTCGCGAAGGAAACCGCCTTTAATGCGGGGCTCGGGCGGCACTGCTATAACCCTTTTAAAAGTATACTGGTACGAATGGTGGAGGTAATTTATGCCTTTGAAGAGGCTGAAAGGATTATTGAAGCCTACGAGGAACCTGGCAGCCCGGCTATTGAAGTAAAGCCAAGGGCGGGCACCGGTTATGGCGCCACAGAAGCGCCAAGAGGTATCTGTTATCATCGCTATACGATTGACGACAACGGCATCATACAGGATTCAAAAATAGTGGCTCCTACGTCGGTTAACCAGTCGAGGATCGAAAAAGATCTGTGGGACCTGGTGCAGGCTAATGTGGGGCTTACAGATGAAAAACTTAAGTTTTTTTGTGAGCGGGCGATCCGCAACTATGATCCTTGTATTTCCTGCTCTACTCATTTTTTGACTATGGATATCGAGCGTGATTAAAAACAGAAGTGTAAAATGAAACAAGATTCATCTTCTTCAAAAGCCCTTTTGATCTGTATCGGAAATGAATTCAGGGAAGATGACGGGCTTGGCCTGTATATCGGCCGGCATGATAAGATAAGGAGTCTCCGAAACATGGTGGTCATAGAAAATTCAGGAGACGGAATGGCAATGATGGATGCCTGGAAAGATGGGGGTACTGTGATCCTGGCAGACGCCGTCCGCTCAGGGCGCCCGGCAGGTACGCTATTTCATTTTGATTTATTGAAAGATCCGATCCCCCCTGACCTTTTTATTTTATCTACACACAATATCGGGATCCCTGGATGCATTGCCCTTTCGGAAAAACTGGACCTTTTGCCGGAACAATTGTTATTTTATGGTGTTGAAGGACAGAATTTCGGACACGGCAAAAAACTATCGCCCATTGTAAAAGCTGCAACAGATGGGCTGATCGATCAAATCGTAGCTGACTTTGAGAGTTGAAATTTTAGTTTTCAACAGGTTTAAAAAGCAACAATTATTCTATCGTTTCTTCAATATCTCGTTCGTAGAGGTCTTTTTGGCGGTGAATAATCTCGGCAAGGGTAGCATCTTTAAGCATCCTTACAGTCTCCCGGCGAACATCCGAGAAGATATCCCTGATCCCGCAATGTACCTCATCTTTGCACTCCTGGCACTTTTGGTAGTACTTATGGGTAACACAGGGCAGCAAAGCAATCGGCCCGTCAAATATCCGCATCACTTCGGCCATGTTGATTTCTTCAGGCGTTAGTAAAAGGTAATATCCGCCTTCTTTTCCCTTTTTACTGTTTACCATACCGGCATTTCGCAATACCAATAAAATAGATTCAAGGAATTTTCTGGAAATATTTTCAGTTTCAGCAATAGTTCTGATCTGAACTGGTTCGTTCTGCGGTTGTTGGGCTAAATAAACCAGGGCGTTGATTGCGTATTTGGCTTTTTTGGAAAGCATATGCACAAAATTGCGTATTATTTATCAATTAAAAAAATTAATTATTGGCGGCCCTGTAAGGCCGGTTTCATTAGTCGTTTAGTTCATAAATCAATGCTTCATAGGGTCTTAACACAATATTTGAACTATTATTTACCGATGCCGCTCCATCGGCATAATTAGCTGCCAGCAATTTTGAGTTCTTTATCGCAATGCCGATATCAGTTTGCGCCGTATTGGCCGTAAAATTTAGCACGATAAGCATTTTTTTTCCTTCGCCTTCCCTGGTGTATGCATAAACATTTGGGTTCTTTTTATCCAGCAAGGTATATTTTCCGTAAACCAATACTTTGTGCTGGTTCCTTAAAGCAACCACTTTTCTAAAATAATTCAGGCATGAGTTTTGGTCTTTTTCTTCCGCTGCCACATTGATGGTTTTATAGTTGGGGTTTACCTTTATCCACGGCGTACCGCTGGTAAACCCTGCATTTTTAGTGGCATCCCATTGCAGCGGGGTGCGGCCATTATCCCGGCAGGCATACTTAATGCCGTCCATGAATTTTTGCATATCACCGCCAATATTTTGCTGGTGCTTGTACTCGTTTAAGGTTGACATGTCGCGGTAATCCTCAATTTTATCGAACCTGATATTCGTCATGCCTAATTCATCACCATTATAATAGTACGGCGTGCCGCGCATAGTCATGATAAAGGTCGTTAGCATTTTTGATGAAAGCTCCCTGAATTGGGGGCTGTCATTTCCAAAACGGCTAACCATCCTGGCCTGGTCATGATTCGCCAGGAAAATGGATAGCCAGCCTTTGGTGGCAAATACGCTATCCCAACGGCTGAACACTTCTTTAAAATGTATAACACTGTACCCTTTTGGATTACTGGGAATGTCAACCCCTTCAAAAGCGTAGGCCATATTTAATTCGTTTCGGTCGGCATCCACCATGTCATGGGCATCTTTGTAAGAGTTACCGGCCCCTTCGGCAACACTCATTACATCGTATTTGCTTAACACCTCCTTATTCATTTCCTGCAGGTAGTCATGTAAATGCGGCCCTACGGCGTAATAAAGCGAGAAATTTTTTTCGTAACCATCGGGGAATTTAGGGAAGGTAGTGTCCTTCGCCGCAAACTGGAACGCATCCAACCTGAAACCGTCAATACCCTTTTCGCACCAATATTTCATCATGTCATAAATTTCACTGCGCAGTTTTGGGTTTTCCCAGTTCAGGTCTGGTTGTTTGCGCGAGAAATAGTGCAGGTAATAGGCATTCGTTAATGAATCATAACGCCAGGCGTCGTGGTTAACATCAAATAAGCTGTATCTTGGGTTTGGTTTTCCTTTATCAGCGTTCCACCAATGGTAATAATCGCGGTAAGGGCTGGTCCTTGAGCTGCGGCTTTGTTTAAACCATTCATG
This genomic window contains:
- a CDS encoding 4Fe-4S dicluster domain-containing protein translates to MKVIERKFLENLFDQLKEMGYDLFGPVVHDGAIVYDEIESAGELPAGWHDKQEKGTYRLEKSGDPSVFAYAAGPQSWKKLLHPSENLLWRAQRTENGFKVIKDPEPKRKKAFIGVRPCELNAILIQDKVFLKGIAVDASYQALRNDVFIVAVNCTHPANTCFCASMNTGPKATKGFDISLTEVLDGDRHYFLAESGSSLGDDVLTDVTGHDALDNEIVTGKKALENAAGKMGRNLDTTNIKELLYANSESPYWDEVAARCLSCGNCTMVCPTCFCTTVEDKTDLTGQHDERWSKWDSCFSLEFSYIHTGPVRSTVRSRYRQWMTHKLASWIDQFGTSGCVGCGRCITWCPVGIDITEGLASIRNNQTEKTNQI
- a CDS encoding NADH-quinone oxidoreductase subunit B family protein; its protein translation is MPKPHVPKLAVWKFASCDGCQLSLLDCEDELLAIAGQIEIANFPEASSAIVKGPYDLSLVEGSITTPHDEERIHKIRKMSKYVITIGACATAGGIQALRNFKDVNEFISLVYARPHYISTLSKSTAIADHIEVDFELRGCPINKSQLLELISAFLHNRKPNIPNYSVCAECKRRGTICIMVSKGVTCMGPVTHAGCNALCPSYNRGCYSCFGPKETPNAASLSRWLLEQGVEKEELVRIFRGFNANAEPFRKESEYYEK
- a CDS encoding FAD/NAD(P)-binding protein; this translates as MEDTIYNTEATVADPMVPTLYRVESYVKETSDTFTLAISPTGSALEVKTANQKQLGAAPGQFNMLYVFGMGEVPISISASPAVGGLLTHTTRDVGSVTKALSALKVGDMLGVRGPFGTPWPLERAVGKDVVLVAGGIGLAPLRPVIHELLARRADFGRLVVLYGSRSPADIIFKNELKKWKAQPGVIVYITVDRGSSSWHGSVGVVTRLIPKIRFDPANAIVMICGPEIMMQYTVDALKQRGVSGEDIYVSMERNMKCALGFCGHCQFGEHFICKDGPVFTYDQLSSLFKKPEI
- a CDS encoding TIGR03364 family FAD-dependent oxidoreductase; translation: MKQPSAIIIGAGIVGLATARALAIRGYKVTVFERNERAVGASIRNFGMVWPIGQATGPLFERAMLSRSIWKEICTEARIWHDEVGSLHLAYSADELQVISEYVEANHQHRDCGLLNAKQALQKSPAVNPTRLKGALWSSEEMIVESRVAVGQIAAYLAEKYDVEFFWNTAISQIEPPSVKSGRRSWKADEIFVCSGADFETLYPELFLETQITKCKLQMMRLVSQPDEWRIGPALCGGLSMIHYPGFQAATSLPELRKRYEEQYGNYLEWGIHVMASQNGSGELTIGDSHEYGLVHDPFDKEFINNLIIAYLQTFAIFKDWKMMQSWHGIYPKMTNGQTEFITGAEPGVTIINGLGGNGMTLSFGLCEQYIANR
- a CDS encoding alkaline phosphatase family protein; translated protein: MTDTRRDFLKKAALLTGAASLTNMIPASIQKAMAINAPEGSTYLDAEHIVILMQENRSFDHTLGSMKGVRGFNDPRAIDMPNKNKVWLQSNKKGETYAPFHLDIKNTKATWMDSLPHSWRNQVNARNEGKYDKWLDNKRNGNPEYADMPLTLGYHTRDDIPFYYAMADAFTVCDQNFCSALTGTNPNRLYFWTGTIREEQNENSRAHVWNDDMDYGTLKWPTFPERLEESGVSWKCYQNEVAIDTGFEGEEDVWLSNFQDNALEFFAQYKIFLHEPHLIALEKRAAELPGKIDELKKQIAALPEGDKSLKKLKQQLRETQSYLDGVNKERETWKQGMFEKLSDREKSIHKKAFDTNKNDPDHRKLVTLKYNDDGTERELQVPAGDVFHQFREDVKTGNLPTVSWLTANVIKLSDTQLTHMLLS
- a CDS encoding HAD hydrolase-like protein codes for the protein MSIKLVVFDIAGTTVKDDHNVSKAFQAALKKYQYDVPLERINPLMGYEKNEAITQMLQLHETDKEKITGSLVDAIHREFVKQMIHFYQFEPGIAPLPNVEETFAELHRMGIKIGINTGFSRDIADTIVERLQWIEKGLIDEVIGSDEVELGRPHPFMIRKIMKDCAITDPLEVMKVGDTEVDVREGQNAGCHYVIGVTTGIFTREELEIYNPTHIIDDIAQVIGIINQ
- a CDS encoding Crp/Fnr family transcriptional regulator, which gives rise to MKTLELAIAKHPFFDDLPEEDIRSIAGQANIVNFKEGDVLFKEGDDADKFYLIIKGKVALETYTPGRGVINIQTVEDGEMLGWSWLVAPYKYRFAAKVITKTEMIVINGTQLRADCEKKPVLGYEMMKRMVRAIALRLEQTRLMLMDIYGKRYKKIDHGGYYL
- a CDS encoding DUF5690 family protein, with protein sequence MKAIDQLRVKVAKWPYPVLSLMAAVSAFGAYTSMYAFRKAFTAGTFTGQQYFHVDYKVWLVIAQVIGYTCSKFYGIKFIAELKPDQRAKSILLLIGTAWIALLFFAIVPAPYNIGFLFINGFPLGLIWGLVFSYLEGRKSTEFMAGVLSISLIFASGFVKTVARTLMGSFHISEFTMPFVTGALFVIPLLLFVLMLELMPPPTSEDIKLRTKREPMDAAERKHFLQRFLPGIILTLVIYVLLTIMRDVRDNFEVEIWASLGIKDNTIYTKIDTIISVLVLVAISFLILVKRNLKAFRIIHYMIISGCLLIGTGTILFGLGLIGPMVWMTMAGLGLYLGYVPYNAVFFERLLATFHYKGNVGFLIYVADSIGYLGSVSVLLVKELGQPSISWGTFFKNSVMTVAIVGGICATLSLLYFLREAKKDVDAQKEPLNIIPA